A region of the Amycolatopsis sp. cg13 genome:
CGGGGTGCGCACGACCTCCAAGGGGTCGCCCAGCAATCCGCCAGCTACCGCGCGTTCGTCCACGTCGTAGCCGACTCGCGCGGACGCGGCGAGCATGAACAGCGGATGCCCGCCGAGCACCATCGCGACCGGCATCGGCTCCCCGCGTTCGGCGTATTTCTGCAGCATCCGCCACAGGTCACCCCGGGAATGGAGGCTGGTCGCCAATTCGGTACGGGAATGCGGCATCGCGCGGTGGTAGCTGAGGTTGCCGACGCCGGTGTCCGGATCCTCCGCGACGATGATTCCGCTGGTGACGTAAGGGGAGCGGTCGCTGGCGAAGTGTCGCAGCATCGGGATGGTCGCCAAGTCGACCTCGGTCGTCACGTCGTCCAGCACAGGCCCGCTGTCGACCACCTTCGGCGGCACAGCGCGAAGGGCCCGCTGCTGGTAGGCACTGTGCAAACCGGACGGTCCGGTTTCGAGCATGCGGGCGATGCGCTCCCGTGAGGCGAACAGGTTGCTGACCACCGGCACGTCGAGCCCGGTCACCTTCCGGAACAGCACCATCTCGTGCCGCCCGGCCGCGGCGAGTTCGTAAATCACCCCGGTGACGCCCTCGTCGGCCGGGACGGGATCGTCGAGGACGAGCACGTCGTCGGGAAACTCGTGCCGGTACTGGTCAACGAAAGCATGGGGATCTTGCCGGTGGTTCACCGCGAAACTCCTTGCGAGGCGGGCGGACCCTGCCAGCGCGCGAACAGTTTGTTCTCGATGCCGAACTGGTCGAGCACCTTGCCGGTCAGGTGGGCGAGAATGTCCTCAATGGACTCGGGCTGGTGGTAGAAGGCGGGAACCGGCGGCAGCACGGTCGCGCCAGCCTCGGTCACCGCCACGAGATTGCGCAGATGCACGAGGCTCAACGGGGTTTCCCTGGCGACGAGCACGAGCGGACGGCGTTCTTTCAGCGTGACGTCGGCGGCACGGACGAGCAGGTCGTCGCTGTAGCCGTGCGCGATTCCGGCGACGGTCTTCATCGAGCACGGCACGACGACCATGCCCATAGTGCGAAAGGAACCGGACGCGATCGACGCGGCGATGTCCCCGCGTGCGTGGCGGACGTCGGCCAGGTCGGCCACCTCGGCGGGCGGCATTCCGGTTTCCAGTTCGATGGTGCGGTGCGCGGCCCGGGACATGACCAGATGCGTTTCCACCGTGCCGAGCTTGCGCAGCGCGGTCAGCAGGTGGATGGCAAGGTGCGGGCCGCTGGCCCCGGTGATGCCGACGATCAGCCGGGGCCGCTGCGGTTCGGTGCCCATGACGTCCTTTCAGGACTGGGAAAGCTTTGCGGCGGCTTCTCGGTGCACAGTCGGTTCTTCCGGCTGCCATGTGCGCCGGGCGAAGAAAAGCAGGTTCAGCAGCACTGCCAGGACCGTACCGGTGGCGACGCCGCTCTTCAGGAAAACCTGTGCTGCGAACGGGAACTGTTTGTAGAAGTCCGGCGCACCGGCCGGGATCAATCCGACGCCGAGCGACAGCATGACGATCACGAGGTTGCCGGTCTTGTTGAAGTCCACTCGGGACAGCAGTTGAATGCCGGACACGGTCAGCGCCGCGAAGGTGGCGACGGCGGCCGCGCCGATCACCGGTTGCGGGATCGCCGCGATCACCCGGCCGATCGGTTGCACCACCCCGAAAACCACCAGGATCATGCCGCCGACCGCGACCGGATACCGGCTGCGCACCTTCGTCAGCGCGACGAGCCCGATGTTCTGGCCGAAGGTGGTGTAGGCGAAGCCGTTGAACACGCCGCTGAGCGCGGTGAGCAGCCCGTCCACCCGGAGCAGATTGGCGATGTCGCGCGGTCCGACCTTCTTGCCGACCACCTGGCCGACCGCGAGCCCCTGCCCGGACGCCTCGACCATCAGCACGAAAACGATCACCAGGAACAGCAGAATCGACGGAATGTCGAAATGCAACGCTCCGTAATGCATCGGTCGCAGAAGCCCGAAAACGGGACCGTCGGCGACTCCGGCGAGGCTGCCCAGCCCGGTCAGCCAGCCGACGATCGCGCCGACAGTGAGCGCGATCAGCATCGCGAGCTGGCCGAGCAGACCGCGGAACACCCGGTAGAACACCGCGATCAAGGCGAGCGTGAACCCGGCGAGCGCGAGATTCGCCGGCGCACCGTAGTTGTGCGCGGACGGATTGGAACCGGCGATGAGTTTCAGCCCGACCGGAATCAGCGTCAATCCGATCAACGTGATGACGGTGCCGGTGACGACTTCCGGGAACAGCTTGAGCAGTTTGCTGAACAACGGCGCGATCAGCAC
Encoded here:
- a CDS encoding UbiD family decarboxylase, with amino-acid sequence MNHRQDPHAFVDQYRHEFPDDVLVLDDPVPADEGVTGVIYELAAAGRHEMVLFRKVTGLDVPVVSNLFASRERIARMLETGPSGLHSAYQQRALRAVPPKVVDSGPVLDDVTTEVDLATIPMLRHFASDRSPYVTSGIIVAEDPDTGVGNLSYHRAMPHSRTELATSLHSRGDLWRMLQKYAERGEPMPVAMVLGGHPLFMLAASARVGYDVDERAVAGGLLGDPLEVVRTPQHGIGVPAWSDFVLEGTIDASEHADEGPFGEFSGYSSNRSTNNVLRVQTIMRRSDAMLIDVVGGNTDEHLNLARVPRESEMAEKLKARFPDVTAVHYPTSGTHFHCYVALRQRRPGQARQVMLGLLGWDPYVKTVIAVDEDVDITNDSEVLWALATHFQPHQDLFTVDGLPGSPLDPSSGSDGTTSRMGLDATRGPHFDGNRIVVSEEARQYARRILGGNV
- a CDS encoding UbiX family flavin prenyltransferase encodes the protein MGTEPQRPRLIVGITGASGPHLAIHLLTALRKLGTVETHLVMSRAAHRTIELETGMPPAEVADLADVRHARGDIAASIASGSFRTMGMVVVPCSMKTVAGIAHGYSDDLLVRAADVTLKERRPLVLVARETPLSLVHLRNLVAVTEAGATVLPPVPAFYHQPESIEDILAHLTGKVLDQFGIENKLFARWQGPPASQGVSR
- a CDS encoding nucleobase:cation symporter-2 family protein, giving the protein MASPVSPVDERPRFGPLVLLGLQHVLVMYAGVVVVPIVVGAGLGLPQSQIADLVSVDLVLAGIGTMLQAFGVWKFGIRMPLVVGAASNGIVPMVLIGSTQGLSTVYGSLLVVGVLWVLIAPLFSKLLKLFPEVVTGTVITLIGLTLIPVGLKLIAGSNPSAHNYGAPANLALAGFTLALIAVFYRVFRGLLGQLAMLIALTVGAIVGWLTGLGSLAGVADGPVFGLLRPMHYGALHFDIPSILLFLVIVFVLMVEASGQGLAVGQVVGKKVGPRDIANLLRVDGLLTALSGVFNGFAYTTFGQNIGLVALTKVRSRYPVAVGGMILVVFGVVQPIGRVIAAIPQPVIGAAAVATFAALTVSGIQLLSRVDFNKTGNLVIVMLSLGVGLIPAGAPDFYKQFPFAAQVFLKSGVATGTVLAVLLNLLFFARRTWQPEEPTVHREAAAKLSQS